Below is a window of Chitinivibrionales bacterium DNA.
AGAGAGATTCAGCATGATCCAAAAAGCTATGACGCCCGGGTTGGACTGGGTAAAGCGCTTCTTCAAAAAGCGGCCGATACTAACGGCGATACGACAATCTGGAAACAGGCGCTTGTTCAATTGGAGGCCGCCCGGACACTTCGTCCGGATGACAAGGCGCTCAAACTGCTTTCTCATGCCTGGGCGGAATATTCCCGCCTTCTTCTGGCGCGCAGCGATACGGTACGAGCCGTGGAGGCCCTTTCAACGGCCCTCCAATATGATCCCGAAAACGTCGAGGTTGTCAACAGTATCGGTATTCTTTACTTTAAGCTCGGGTATGCACAGAAATCGGAGGCGCTTTTTACAAAGGCAATATCCCTCGACAGCACCCACTCAAATTCCTACTTCAATCGAGGAATGGTTTACTGGTCGCAAAAGCGTTATGATGACGCCCATGCCCAATGGCTTAAGGCTCTGAAATATAATCCGGACGATAAGGATATTCTGTACTGGTTTGCCAAGGCCGAAAAGATACGGCGGGAGGGTCGATGATACCGAAGCTGCCCAAAGGATTTACGCATCCCATGCGGATCGGCGAGGGGGGCTTTTCCTCGGTCTACCGGGTCCGTCAGACAAGACTCGACCGGTGGGTGGCGATAAAAATTATTCATGAAAAAGACCCCGAAAAAAAACGACTCTTGCTCAAGGAAGGCAAAACCCAGGCACAGTTGCAGATCGGTTCAATCCCCCGGGTCTACGACGCCTTTGAGTGGAAAAATAAAATCTACATCGTTATGGAGTGGATTAACGGCGTTCCGTTAAATGAAATGCTCATCCAGCCGCTTCAGGATATCGACCGGCTTTGTATTGCCGACAGCGTTGTCAGTGCGTTGGGAGCATTGCATTCTCTTGGGTATGCCCATCGAGATCTCAAGCCCCAGAACATACTTCTTTCCCCCGATAAGGGATTGAGCTTTATCGATTTTGGTTTTACAAAACAGATAGTTGACAGCAAGGTGTCGATGATCGGAACCGTTAAGGGGACTCCTGCGTACATGGCGCCGGAACTCTGGCGCGGTAAAGAGAGAATCGATTATATGCGTACGGATATTTATTCGGCGGGGTTGATACTCAAAGAAATTCTCGGGGATCTCCCCGAATCATCGATTACCGACAGGCTCCTGAGCGAAAATCCATTGCAACGGTGCGGGTCGGGCAAGGAATTATATGAAGCATGGATAAATTTGACGCAAAACATGCACTTTGTTCCCGGGTGGCAGGATGTCGCAGAGGCTCTCTGTTCGGAAGCTCTTACCGGAGAACTATGTGATGCAGCTCGGGAGCTGATCGCGGCACGGCGGGATGATGAAGCCTATTGGCTTTTAGTGGAGTGCCTCGAAGTGGATCCGGATAATGTCGAGGCCCTGTCGTTGTTGGATGACTTGACAGGCCGTCCTAAAGTGAAACCTGCGGTACAAAGGCTCTCCTATGGTGCTGCTGCAGGTGTTCTTGTTATTGCCGTGGCGGCTGCATTTTTTGTCGGACGGAAGTCGAATCCCGTGCCAATGTCTGGTGATTCGGGAGAGCATTCCAGGCGAGCAATGTCGGGTATGATGAAGAATATTGCTGAAAAATCGATGAGAGTACCCACCTCACTTCCCCTTCGCCGCGACGTCTCCCATCACGGTAAACTCACCGGACGTATTTATCTGGCGAATCCACCATCGAAAGGGGATCTGCGTCTCGATAACAGAACATTCGATTATGAGGGGATCCGACGGGGAGGAATTACTGTTCCCTATGGGTCCCATACACTCGCCTGGCAGGATGAAAAGGATAACATTGTGTGGCGGGAAAAGGTAGCGCTTCTTCCTTTTCAAACAAAAATAATCAACATGCCCGAAGGGACAGTGCGGAAGGAGACGGGGGGACGGTGAATTATTCAAAGCTGATAGAGACTTCAAATAATACGGAACATGTTCTTTCCGGCCGGATTGTGACGATTGGTTCTTCGAAGGAGTGTCATATTCGGCTGAAGGACAAGGGAATGCCGGCCCGGGCGGC
It encodes the following:
- a CDS encoding tetratricopeptide repeat protein; translation: MEQRVNRGDTVCILFIVLILIFAGCGPSDVDKGNTNLALGDYSAAIEFFTREIQHDPKSYDARVGLGKALLQKAADTNGDTTIWKQALVQLEAARTLRPDDKALKLLSHAWAEYSRLLLARSDTVRAVEALSTALQYDPENVEVVNSIGILYFKLGYAQKSEALFTKAISLDSTHSNSYFNRGMVYWSQKRYDDAHAQWLKALKYNPDDKDILYWFAKAEKIRREGR
- a CDS encoding protein kinase, whose translation is MIPKLPKGFTHPMRIGEGGFSSVYRVRQTRLDRWVAIKIIHEKDPEKKRLLLKEGKTQAQLQIGSIPRVYDAFEWKNKIYIVMEWINGVPLNEMLIQPLQDIDRLCIADSVVSALGALHSLGYAHRDLKPQNILLSPDKGLSFIDFGFTKQIVDSKVSMIGTVKGTPAYMAPELWRGKERIDYMRTDIYSAGLILKEILGDLPESSITDRLLSENPLQRCGSGKELYEAWINLTQNMHFVPGWQDVAEALCSEALTGELCDAARELIAARRDDEAYWLLVECLEVDPDNVEALSLLDDLTGRPKVKPAVQRLSYGAAAGVLVIAVAAAFFVGRKSNPVPMSGDSGEHSRRAMSGMMKNIAEKSMRVPTSLPLRRDVSHHGKLTGRIYLANPPSKGDLRLDNRTFDYEGIRRGGITVPYGSHTLAWQDEKDNIVWREKVALLPFQTKIINMPEGTVRKETGGR